One part of the Saprospiraceae bacterium genome encodes these proteins:
- a CDS encoding PadR family transcriptional regulator translates to MKIENSIAQMKKGVLDLCILSIASKEAVYPSDIIQKLKTADLIVVEGTLYPILTRLKNFGLLEYHWKESNAGPPRKYFTITDSGKEALQILSTSWMQFVQGVNQSLQNKNDHE, encoded by the coding sequence ATGAAAATAGAAAATTCAATAGCACAAATGAAAAAGGGTGTCTTGGATCTGTGTATTTTATCTATTGCAAGCAAGGAAGCAGTCTATCCTTCTGATATTATTCAGAAGTTAAAAACTGCCGATCTGATTGTAGTTGAAGGTACCTTATACCCCATTTTAACCCGCTTAAAAAATTTTGGACTTTTGGAATACCATTGGAAAGAATCCAATGCCGGTCCACCTAGAAAATACTTTACAATAACAGATTCCGGAAAGGAAGCATTGCAGATTTTATCCACAAGCTGGATGCAATTTGTACAAGGTGTCAATCAATCATTACAAAACAAAAATGACCATGAATAA
- a CDS encoding DUF4139 domain-containing protein has protein sequence MNIKSIFLMSLFATSLQSQSVVSSEIKEVNVYLQGAQVRRQIELKLNQGLQEISIKGLAQFIDPNSIRVIGSPDFIIQGVRHELNFIQTAEEKTLELKKKREGLLDDAAKLNQQLSILKFEKTSLEKNQVQIMGVPNSNQKLEDLKTLIDFQKLRLQDLLPKIYELDKKHTIVQIEIEKVNRQIQDFDQNQTPPSSEIVLSILSKTAGVQKFSILYYVSNASWSMNYDILVKDITSPLELIYKATIFQATGEDWKNVKLSLSTANPFEGGVRPELNPWYLKNQPPIVYTKNQRGAPRAQNQAMETMADGAASVMDVITESEQITSRVYSIDLPYTVLSNNKPFLVEIKKASVPAKYTYFAVPKLDRDAFLTAEVQDWEDLNLMDGEANLFFEGNYQGKSYINTQSINDFLRLSLGRDKNITIERNKIKDFSKNKFLSDKKIVSKAWEIVVKNKKNSPIDLIVEDQLPISTQKEILVEKEDISGAEYNEETGKLRWVLKVAAGEQKKLKIKYNVESPKDYILNLE, from the coding sequence ATGAATATAAAATCCATTTTTCTTATGAGTTTATTTGCTACCTCATTGCAAAGCCAATCTGTAGTGTCTTCTGAAATCAAAGAAGTAAACGTTTATTTGCAAGGTGCTCAAGTGCGCAGGCAAATTGAATTAAAATTAAATCAAGGCTTGCAGGAAATCAGCATCAAAGGGCTCGCACAATTTATAGATCCGAATAGCATACGGGTTATTGGAAGTCCGGATTTTATTATACAAGGAGTACGCCATGAATTAAACTTTATTCAGACTGCCGAAGAGAAGACGCTGGAATTAAAGAAGAAAAGAGAAGGTTTGTTGGATGATGCTGCAAAGTTGAATCAACAATTGTCAATTCTTAAATTTGAAAAAACAAGTTTAGAAAAGAATCAGGTACAAATCATGGGTGTGCCAAATTCAAATCAGAAATTAGAAGATTTGAAAACGCTTATTGATTTTCAAAAATTAAGGTTGCAAGATCTGCTTCCTAAAATATATGAATTGGATAAAAAACATACAATAGTTCAAATTGAAATCGAAAAAGTAAATCGTCAAATTCAAGATTTCGACCAGAATCAAACGCCACCATCTAGTGAAATTGTTTTAAGTATTTTATCCAAAACTGCTGGAGTCCAAAAATTTTCAATATTATATTATGTTTCCAATGCGAGTTGGTCTATGAATTATGATATTCTGGTTAAAGACATTACTTCGCCGCTCGAATTAATTTATAAAGCTACTATTTTTCAAGCCACTGGAGAAGATTGGAAAAATGTAAAACTTAGTCTTTCTACGGCCAATCCTTTTGAAGGAGGCGTTCGACCAGAGTTGAACCCCTGGTATCTAAAAAATCAGCCCCCAATTGTATATACTAAGAATCAACGAGGCGCTCCGAGGGCGCAGAATCAAGCTATGGAAACTATGGCAGATGGAGCTGCTTCTGTAATGGATGTAATTACAGAATCTGAACAAATAACGAGCCGGGTATATAGTATTGATTTACCGTATACCGTTTTATCAAATAATAAACCATTTTTAGTTGAAATTAAAAAAGCATCTGTACCAGCAAAATACACATACTTTGCGGTTCCAAAATTGGATCGCGATGCATTTTTGACTGCAGAGGTTCAAGACTGGGAAGATTTGAACCTAATGGATGGCGAAGCTAATTTATTTTTTGAGGGGAACTATCAAGGAAAGTCATATATAAATACCCAATCCATTAATGATTTTTTGCGCCTTTCATTAGGTCGCGATAAAAATATTACCATCGAACGAAATAAAATCAAAGACTTCTCAAAGAATAAATTTTTATCTGATAAAAAAATTGTCAGTAAAGCATGGGAGATTGTAGTTAAAAATAAAAAGAATAGCCCGATTGATTTGATCGTAGAAGATCAATTACCAATATCTACTCAAAAAGAAATTCTAGTTGAGAAAGAAGATATCTCGGGAGCAGAATATAACGAAGAAACTGGAAAATTAAGATGGGTTTTAAAAGTTGCCGCCGGAGAACAAAAGAAATTAAAAATTAAATATAATGTAGAAAGTCCAAAAGATTATATATTGAATTTGGAATGA
- a CDS encoding ArsR family transcriptional regulator, which translates to MEYKDCKDRFIETWGRLGPQWGINKTMAQIHALLLVASQPMTAEQVLNELQISQGNVNMNLRALLDWGLISKYSRDGERCEYYLAEKNLHIVFKQILSHRKKKELDPILADLDDLLACTEKCEKSKEFKKMVSEINDFAHKADNALELLLKTDSHWFYNTLMKML; encoded by the coding sequence TTGGAGTATAAAGATTGTAAAGATAGATTTATTGAAACCTGGGGCCGTCTTGGTCCACAATGGGGTATCAATAAGACCATGGCACAAATCCACGCATTACTGTTGGTAGCTTCTCAACCAATGACTGCTGAACAAGTTTTAAATGAACTTCAGATTTCACAAGGGAATGTAAATATGAATCTTAGAGCACTGCTGGATTGGGGCCTAATTTCCAAATACAGTCGGGATGGAGAACGTTGCGAATATTATCTTGCTGAAAAAAATTTACACATTGTATTTAAACAAATTCTTTCCCATAGAAAGAAAAAGGAACTAGATCCTATCTTAGCAGATCTGGATGATCTTTTGGCATGCACTGAAAAATGTGAGAAAAGTAAAGAATTTAAAAAAATGGTTTCCGAAATAAATGACTTTGCACACAAAGCTGATAATGCACTTGAGCTCTTACTAAAAACCGATTCACATTGGTTTTATAATACTTTAATGAAAATGCTTTAA
- a CDS encoding DUF1800 domain-containing protein, whose amino-acid sequence MDRNEFLSIWRQRRNEQMLSPTASLDPYTGPWTQKQALHLLRRLCFGVKKQDVVKVVGQGLSNALKDLLTLDPTPADPVNIYSTAQLPDPDIAFGKSFVNAPINAALPAEYYQARTDVLKAWWVGNMIRQNPTITEKMTFFWHNHFAVEADTIQIAQAMHQYYKLIHENCLGNFKTLAKLISINPGMLRYLNGYLNSSTAPDENYARELQELFTVGKGPDSKYTEGDVKAAAKILTGYRINPFVMPLSYYFDFSQHDTSIKQFSAFYNNKVIVGKFFAAGEQELDELIAMLFDNIETARHICRKLYRFFVYYEIDDTIETNVIHPLADYLKQQNFEIKKVLERLFSSQHFYDIATVGCVIKSPLDYAVGMCREFSIAFPVPVNDATLINQYVSWGAIASLSAYQGLNVGEPPVVAGWQAWYQQPQFHEIWINADSLANRNRVAENVNSPKGIEFLNLSLKIDPTIFAAQMPNPRSAIELVKDSVSFLYNYELSDKSYNYFKSNLISGYPDDSYWTLAWEQFAANPNDPALRNAVTTRLSALYREILSQAEYHLS is encoded by the coding sequence ATGGACCGGAACGAATTCCTAAGTATTTGGAGGCAGAGAAGAAATGAGCAGATGCTTTCTCCAACAGCTTCATTAGATCCTTACACTGGACCCTGGACTCAAAAACAAGCCCTTCATTTATTGAGGCGGCTCTGTTTCGGAGTCAAAAAACAAGATGTGGTCAAAGTGGTCGGACAAGGGCTAAGTAATGCATTAAAGGATTTGCTTACATTGGATCCAACGCCTGCTGATCCCGTAAATATCTATAGTACAGCACAACTACCCGACCCTGATATTGCTTTTGGCAAATCGTTTGTAAATGCTCCTATAAATGCAGCTTTACCGGCTGAATATTATCAAGCGCGTACAGATGTTTTAAAAGCATGGTGGGTTGGAAATATGATTCGACAAAATCCAACGATTACAGAAAAAATGACCTTTTTCTGGCATAATCACTTTGCAGTTGAGGCAGATACAATTCAAATAGCGCAGGCTATGCATCAATATTATAAATTGATTCATGAAAACTGCTTAGGTAATTTTAAAACTTTAGCCAAATTAATATCCATAAATCCAGGCATGCTTAGATATTTAAATGGATATCTAAACAGCAGTACCGCTCCGGATGAAAACTATGCAAGAGAATTGCAGGAATTATTTACGGTGGGAAAAGGACCAGATTCAAAATATACAGAGGGCGATGTAAAAGCCGCGGCTAAAATTCTTACAGGGTATCGCATCAATCCATTTGTTATGCCCCTAAGTTACTATTTTGATTTTTCACAACATGATACCTCGATCAAACAGTTTTCGGCATTCTATAATAATAAAGTAATCGTCGGAAAATTCTTTGCTGCCGGAGAACAAGAATTAGATGAATTGATAGCCATGTTATTCGACAATATTGAAACGGCGCGTCATATTTGTAGAAAGTTATACCGGTTTTTTGTTTATTATGAAATTGATGACACCATTGAAACCAATGTGATTCATCCACTTGCGGATTATCTCAAACAACAAAATTTTGAGATTAAAAAAGTATTGGAACGTTTATTTAGTTCACAACATTTTTATGATATTGCTACTGTAGGATGCGTTATAAAAAGTCCATTGGATTATGCCGTTGGTATGTGCCGGGAGTTTTCAATTGCATTTCCTGTTCCTGTAAATGATGCAACTTTAATCAATCAATATGTTTCCTGGGGAGCCATTGCTTCTTTATCTGCCTATCAAGGATTAAATGTTGGAGAACCACCTGTTGTTGCAGGTTGGCAAGCATGGTATCAACAACCTCAATTTCATGAAATCTGGATTAATGCAGATTCGTTAGCGAATAGAAATCGGGTTGCTGAAAATGTAAACAGTCCAAAAGGAATCGAATTTTTAAATTTAAGTTTAAAAATTGATCCCACAATTTTTGCGGCTCAAATGCCAAATCCAAGATCTGCAATTGAACTAGTCAAAGATTCAGTAAGCTTTTTATATAATTATGAATTATCCGATAAATCTTATAACTATTTTAAATCTAACTTGATTAGTGGATATCCAGATGATAGTTATTGGACTCTGGCCTGGGAACAATTTGCAGCAAATCCAAATGATCCTGCACTTCGGAATGCAGTTACAACTCGTTTAAGTGCTTTATATCGCGAAATTTTGAGTCAGGCTGAATATCATTTATCATAA
- a CDS encoding amidohydrolase family protein gives MRKLIADIIHTGDQGFVSDQVLLVEDSGKILDLRPKSEFNIQECEYYPGALMPGFINAHCHLELSHLKGQFESGHKLIPFLKSVVQNREVDQELVLEKIAEADAEMYHGGIVAVGDISNKTDTIDTKTKSQILYHSFIEAFDFLQEHLADKFFEDYKKVFDAFGNLPKTMVPHAPYSVSNRLFQRLIESNQQNKFPISIHNQETIDEDLLFLNKTGGFIDFWESFGFSLDTFQATGKESIYYAMDRMDAIPNTLFIHNTQMKKRHLEDVLKWNPNAYFVTCPNANLFIENTLPEYSNFNIEGTKLCIGTDSLSSNWQLSILEEIKTILKFNAKLNLENVLRWANYHGALALNLDSKYGSFTKGKEPGILWIQAVEKRQNIWTLGSQPSVKRIL, from the coding sequence TTGAGAAAATTAATTGCAGATATAATTCATACTGGTGATCAGGGATTTGTTTCAGACCAGGTTTTACTTGTTGAAGATTCCGGAAAAATTTTAGATCTTCGACCAAAATCAGAATTCAATATTCAGGAATGCGAATATTATCCAGGCGCCCTGATGCCGGGTTTTATTAATGCACATTGTCATTTAGAATTGTCTCATTTGAAAGGCCAATTTGAAAGCGGCCACAAATTAATTCCTTTTCTGAAATCGGTCGTCCAAAATCGGGAAGTGGATCAAGAATTAGTCCTTGAAAAAATTGCCGAAGCAGATGCTGAAATGTACCATGGTGGAATTGTAGCCGTAGGTGATATTTCTAATAAGACAGATACCATTGATACTAAAACAAAAAGTCAGATATTATATCATAGTTTTATTGAAGCATTTGATTTTTTACAAGAACATTTAGCGGATAAATTTTTTGAAGATTATAAAAAAGTCTTTGATGCATTTGGAAATCTTCCAAAAACTATGGTGCCGCATGCTCCCTATAGTGTTTCTAATCGGTTATTTCAAAGATTAATTGAAAGCAATCAACAAAATAAATTCCCGATTAGCATACATAATCAGGAAACGATAGATGAAGATTTACTGTTTTTAAATAAAACTGGAGGTTTTATTGACTTTTGGGAATCGTTTGGTTTTTCATTAGATACATTTCAAGCCACCGGTAAGGAATCAATATACTATGCAATGGATCGTATGGATGCAATTCCAAATACATTATTTATCCATAATACACAAATGAAAAAACGGCATCTTGAAGATGTCCTAAAATGGAATCCTAACGCCTACTTTGTAACCTGTCCAAATGCCAATTTATTTATCGAAAATACCTTACCCGAATATTCTAATTTCAATATAGAAGGAACCAAACTTTGTATTGGAACAGATAGCTTAAGTTCAAATTGGCAACTTTCGATACTTGAAGAAATAAAAACCATTTTAAAATTTAATGCCAAGCTAAATCTTGAAAACGTATTACGTTGGGCAAACTATCATGGAGCATTGGCTTTAAATCTAGACAGCAAATACGGATCTTTTACGAAAGGTAAAGAACCTGGTATTCTATGGATTCAGGCTGTTGAAAAAAGACAAAACATATGGACTTTAGGAAGTCAACCAAGTGTTAAAAGAATTCTTTAA
- a CDS encoding YegS/Rv2252/BmrU family lipid kinase: MNLNPTKYLFVINPGSGNQQMRNWNELITNNLNGSDFEILISKDPGHSKSVIAQYQDAPNLCIVAVGGDGTVSALAKTVFSRKASLGIIPTGSGNGLARHLKIPIDPAKAIRKLSKGTAQKIDLVQVNDQYCCNTCGIGFSAFVTKHFGKAGKRGFSTYFKLAFTLYQSSKNFDIQINEKIFQNVWSVEIANSSQMGNNAVVSPLASVSDGLMDILIMSKPKFWQIPGLILMVFSKNIMHSKLSSFVRATNAKITLKEDFDYHIDGDYKGQANVFDFKVLPSSLTIIF; this comes from the coding sequence ATGAATTTAAACCCTACTAAATACCTTTTTGTCATTAATCCTGGTTCTGGAAATCAACAAATGAGAAATTGGAATGAGCTGATTACCAATAATTTAAATGGATCAGATTTTGAAATTCTGATCTCTAAAGACCCTGGACATAGTAAAAGTGTAATCGCTCAATATCAAGATGCCCCAAATTTATGTATTGTTGCAGTGGGTGGGGATGGAACGGTTAGTGCCCTTGCAAAAACTGTTTTTAGCAGAAAAGCGAGTTTGGGAATTATACCAACAGGATCTGGAAATGGATTAGCCCGTCATTTGAAAATTCCCATAGACCCGGCAAAAGCAATCCGTAAACTATCGAAAGGTACCGCGCAAAAAATTGATTTGGTTCAGGTGAATGATCAATATTGTTGTAATACTTGTGGTATCGGTTTTAGTGCATTTGTTACCAAACATTTTGGCAAAGCTGGTAAAAGAGGATTTAGTACCTACTTCAAATTGGCCTTTACATTATACCAAAGTAGTAAGAATTTTGATATTCAAATTAATGAAAAGATATTTCAAAATGTATGGTCTGTTGAGATTGCAAATTCATCTCAAATGGGAAACAATGCAGTAGTCTCTCCATTAGCTTCTGTAAGTGATGGGCTGATGGATATATTAATTATGAGCAAACCCAAATTCTGGCAAATACCAGGTTTAATATTAATGGTCTTTTCAAAAAATATAATGCATTCGAAACTAAGTAGCTTTGTAAGAGCGACGAATGCGAAAATTACTTTGAAAGAAGATTTTGATTATCATATTGATGGAGATTATAAAGGGCAAGCCAATGTTTTTGATTTCAAAGTATTGCCTTCCTCCTTAACTATTATTTTTTAA
- a CDS encoding DUF1015 domain-containing protein, with translation MNIKPFQYLHPDYKKISKTLDFFDQVKNTFPDLRKEEIYVKSDQKAIFVYRIKSATRTYQGILAAVDIHDYLKGHIKKHENTLTLQEENISNLMKNRSAIIKPVLIAYNEQKKIKDLLTKSFDDQKATFKIFFEKDQQIHEFYEITDKKWIALIQKEFKSKIKKAYIADGHHRMAAVCKFILQNPELSKRSLNYIMCALFDFNELSIMPYNRLIKALDLMSLNDFILMLRKYALVTELKKSRLSNKKNELILITKDLQYVISWHKEVLQYFKQKNGIAFDIDIFNELILRDMLGIQNIRSNDRIQHIEGIKNMKIISKLVLENSQHLGFLFYPVKKSDFIKVADEHMVLPPKSTWFEPRIKNGIIVQELNLELIP, from the coding sequence GTGAATATTAAACCTTTTCAATACCTGCATCCTGATTACAAAAAAATATCTAAAACATTAGATTTTTTTGACCAGGTTAAAAATACCTTTCCGGATTTAAGAAAAGAAGAAATCTACGTTAAATCTGATCAAAAAGCGATTTTTGTATACCGCATTAAATCTGCTACAAGAACATACCAAGGAATTCTAGCAGCTGTAGATATCCATGACTATTTAAAAGGTCATATCAAAAAACATGAAAACACGCTCACCTTACAAGAAGAAAACATCAGCAATCTGATGAAAAACCGGAGTGCTATTATAAAACCCGTTTTAATCGCTTACAACGAACAAAAAAAAATTAAAGATCTCCTTACAAAATCCTTTGATGATCAAAAAGCTACTTTCAAAATATTCTTTGAAAAAGATCAGCAAATACATGAGTTTTATGAAATTACAGATAAAAAATGGATTGCTTTAATTCAAAAAGAATTTAAATCTAAAATAAAAAAAGCTTACATCGCAGATGGCCATCATCGCATGGCTGCTGTTTGCAAATTTATTTTACAAAATCCAGAACTCAGTAAAAGAAGTTTGAATTATATCATGTGTGCGCTATTCGATTTTAATGAATTGAGCATCATGCCATATAATCGACTTATTAAAGCGTTAGATTTAATGAGCCTGAATGATTTCATACTGATGCTACGTAAATATGCTCTGGTAACGGAATTAAAAAAATCAAGATTAAGCAATAAAAAAAATGAACTCATTTTAATTACAAAAGATCTTCAATATGTTATTTCCTGGCATAAAGAAGTATTACAATATTTTAAACAAAAAAACGGAATTGCATTTGATATTGATATCTTTAATGAACTCATCCTACGGGATATGTTAGGCATCCAAAATATTCGATCTAATGACAGAATACAACATATAGAAGGCATTAAAAATATGAAAATAATTTCAAAACTTGTACTTGAAAATTCACAACATTTGGGTTTCCTATTTTATCCTGTTAAAAAAAGCGATTTTATTAAAGTAGCCGATGAACACATGGTTTTACCTCCCAAAAGTACCTGGTTTGAACCCCGTATAAAAAATGGTATCATTGTGCAGGAGTTGAATTTAGAATTAATTCCTTAA
- a CDS encoding ROK family protein, whose protein sequence is MSNLLWGIDLGGTKIEGVAINTFPSLQIIQRMRVPTEADQGYDHILSQIKLLIDQIREKTGSNPTHLGIGTPGIVDKETHLIKNSNTLGLIGRPMKEDLESLLGIEVRMANDANCFAIAEANLGAVPDIVKNPEVVFGVIMGTGVGGGIVVNGKVIHGKHGIGGEWGHNILDDSGDACYCGKKGCVETFISGPACERYYSKISGVKLPMAEIYKLYLIDDPRAKETMDRLVHYFGKALAIIINIIDPEVIVFGGGLGNLDVLYKEGKEEVRKYIFNYELKTHFIKPKLGDSAGVIGAALL, encoded by the coding sequence ATGTCAAATTTATTATGGGGTATTGATTTAGGCGGAACTAAAATAGAAGGCGTTGCAATCAATACGTTTCCAAGTTTGCAAATTATTCAAAGAATGCGCGTGCCAACGGAAGCAGATCAGGGTTATGATCATATTTTATCACAGATTAAATTACTCATAGATCAGATCCGTGAAAAAACAGGAAGTAATCCGACGCATTTAGGAATTGGCACACCAGGTATTGTGGATAAGGAAACCCATTTAATTAAAAATAGCAACACCCTTGGATTAATTGGTCGACCGATGAAGGAAGATCTAGAGTCTTTGCTAGGCATTGAAGTGCGAATGGCAAATGATGCTAATTGTTTTGCAATTGCCGAAGCAAATTTAGGTGCAGTTCCGGACATTGTAAAAAATCCAGAAGTTGTGTTTGGTGTCATTATGGGAACTGGTGTAGGTGGTGGTATTGTAGTAAATGGAAAAGTGATTCATGGTAAACATGGAATTGGTGGTGAATGGGGACATAATATATTAGATGATTCAGGAGACGCTTGTTATTGTGGTAAAAAAGGTTGTGTAGAAACTTTTATATCCGGGCCAGCATGTGAACGGTATTATAGTAAAATTAGTGGAGTTAAATTGCCAATGGCCGAAATTTATAAATTGTATTTAATAGATGATCCAAGAGCAAAAGAAACAATGGATCGATTGGTCCATTATTTTGGAAAGGCATTGGCAATTATTATAAATATTATAGATCCGGAAGTCATTGTATTTGGTGGTGGTTTGGGTAATCTGGATGTACTATATAAAGAAGGGAAGGAAGAAGTTCGCAAGTATATTTTTAATTACGAATTAAAAACACATTTTATTAAGCCTAAGTTAGGTGATAGCGCTGGCGTGATCGGTGCGGCGCTACTGTAA
- a CDS encoding DUF1501 domain-containing protein, which produces MKRRKFLQAATAGVVVPTVLNGLPINAYSNPSLLNALLNPGVDTDHALVLIYLGGGNDGLNTLIPIDQYSKYVAARPNVAIDSNALLPLNGQSKIALHPALKGFQTLYNENKMSIVQSVGYPNPDYSHFRSTDIWTSGSDANQVLDTGWLGRYLNTEYPGFPLGYPNTKNPDPLAVQVGGNLPLLFQGPNAQMAMNVSNPDIFGAWPNGIDDPPPNTNFGKELDFIRTIGRQSKSFADAILNAYFKGTNLAQYPTGNYLADTLKVIARVIKGGLKSRLYLVSLYGFDTHSDQVVVGNKTSGVHATLLQYLSEAVLSFQRDLEAMSLDERVLGMTFSEFGRRIKDNMSGANGAGGTDHGAAAPLFLFGKNVQAGIVGSNPFIPNSVNENDNLPMQYDFRSVYTSVLQDWFCVKDPALTDIMLRNYQSLPIVKKSNCTTAIADLDNLNDLLKLETSSNPMTDRVSISISTLDGYAFLQLINPLGTIIKTIFKGKLKTGNYSYDLENENYPPGNYYLRLQQGSAQKTMPLMIMN; this is translated from the coding sequence ATGAAAAGACGTAAATTTCTTCAAGCCGCTACTGCAGGAGTCGTTGTTCCTACAGTATTAAATGGCTTACCCATTAATGCATATAGTAACCCTTCTTTATTAAATGCTTTGTTGAATCCTGGTGTAGATACCGATCATGCACTTGTTCTTATCTATTTAGGTGGTGGAAATGATGGGTTAAATACCCTTATTCCTATAGATCAATATAGCAAATATGTCGCTGCAAGACCCAATGTTGCAATTGATAGCAATGCCTTATTGCCTTTAAATGGTCAGTCTAAAATAGCTTTACATCCTGCATTAAAAGGATTTCAAACTTTGTATAATGAAAATAAAATGAGCATTGTACAATCGGTTGGATACCCAAATCCTGATTATTCACATTTTAGGTCAACCGATATTTGGACTTCCGGTAGTGATGCAAATCAAGTGTTGGATACTGGATGGTTAGGTAGATATTTAAATACTGAATATCCTGGATTTCCATTAGGATATCCTAACACAAAAAATCCGGATCCGTTAGCTGTTCAAGTTGGCGGTAATTTACCACTTCTGTTCCAGGGTCCGAATGCTCAAATGGCAATGAATGTATCTAATCCAGATATTTTTGGCGCTTGGCCAAATGGAATTGATGATCCACCTCCAAATACAAATTTTGGTAAAGAGCTTGATTTTATTAGAACCATCGGGAGACAATCAAAATCCTTTGCAGATGCCATTTTAAATGCCTATTTTAAAGGAACGAATCTAGCACAATATCCAACTGGAAATTATTTGGCAGATACCCTGAAAGTTATAGCAAGAGTCATAAAAGGCGGTTTAAAATCAAGATTATATCTCGTCAGTTTATATGGATTTGATACGCATTCTGATCAAGTCGTTGTAGGCAATAAAACGAGCGGTGTACACGCAACCTTATTACAATATTTAAGTGAAGCGGTTTTATCCTTTCAACGGGATCTTGAAGCCATGAGCCTTGATGAACGGGTCTTAGGAATGACCTTTTCCGAATTTGGCCGACGGATAAAAGATAATATGAGTGGCGCTAATGGTGCTGGAGGTACCGATCACGGTGCTGCTGCTCCTTTATTTTTATTTGGTAAAAATGTTCAAGCAGGTATTGTAGGATCAAATCCATTTATACCGAATAGTGTAAATGAAAACGACAATCTTCCCATGCAGTATGATTTCAGATCTGTGTACACATCTGTGCTTCAGGATTGGTTTTGTGTGAAAGATCCTGCATTGACTGATATCATGTTGCGCAATTATCAATCTTTACCAATTGTTAAAAAATCAAATTGTACAACAGCGATAGCAGATCTGGATAATTTAAATGACTTATTAAAATTGGAAACCAGTTCTAATCCAATGACAGACCGGGTGAGCATTTCTATTTCCACTTTAGATGGATATGCATTTTTACAATTAATTAATCCTTTAGGTACCATTATAAAAACTATATTTAAAGGAAAATTAAAAACCGGTAATTACAGCTACGATCTTGAAAACGAAAATTATCCTCCAGGTAATTATTATCTGCGATTGCAACAAGGTTCTGCTCAAAAAACGATGCCTTTAATGATTATGAACTAA